From Bradyrhizobium erythrophlei:
CGTCGGCAATGCTAACCACGCTCGGCTACCGGGCTCTTTGCGCCGGGAATGGTGCGGAGGCCATCCAGATCCTCGAGAGTGGCCAGGAATTTGAACTCTTGTTCAGCGATGTCGTGATGCCAAACGGAATGAATGGCGTTGAGCTTGCCCGCGAAGCGAGACGGCTACGCAAAGACATCAAGATCCTGCTCACCTCTGGCTACGCGCGGGATGTGCTGGAACGACATCAGGCGGTAGACGAGTTTCCGATCATCGACAAACCTTACCGCCAGGCAGACTTGGCGCGGCGGCTGTGGTCAATCCTGCACGAATCGCAGGATCCTCATGTCCCCTCTTTGCCTGCTCGCACGGGCACGGCCATCTGACATTTGCGAATGGTGACCATTTGACTGGCGATCCATTCCGCAGTCGGGTGTGCGGTGACCCCAAGCCACAGGATCTCTCGCCACTCGGGCCGCACAATCAACAAGCCATATAGCAGACGATCGATCGTAACGATCAAGCCAACGGGCGCGCCGAAGAACGAGTAATTCTTGGCGGTCCGGTTGGCGCGCGCCTCTATGTCCGTTTGCGCAATGCCGAGCGAGCCGTAAAACAGGCTTCCGAATTCCTGCCGGCGGCTCAAATACGGTTTCGGCAGAGCCCTGACCACCATTATCCGCATAGAGCGAGAACATATCGGTCAGAACACCGATCTTAACAGGTGCTTCTTGAGCTTCCGGCTTCTACAGCATCGTCTTGGCGTACTGGATGCCGACACCGAAGGCGCCGCCGAACTTCATCGCAATGTCGATTGTGATATCGTAGGTCTCGAGACGGGCCCAATCGCGTTGCAGCTCGAGAAGATAGGTGAGCGAGGTGATCGGACGCGCGCCTGCCTGTATCATGCGCTCGACTGCCCGCTCGTGGGCCTCAACCGAACAATCACCGCATGCATCAGTGACCACATAAACCTCGTAGCCCTGGTCCAGCGCTGACAATACGGGACCGTTGCAGCAGACAGAGGTCCATAGGCCGCAGATGACGAGGCGATCCTTGCCGATGGCGTTGACGCGGGCAATGAAATTCTCGTCCTAACAGGCATTCGAGGTCGTGCGGTCAGTGACTTCCGCGTTCGGGAATGCGTCCGTGATCTCGTCGAATAGCGGGCCGGCGAAACTGTCCTTTGAAATCGTCGAGAGGATCGTTGGGACGTTGAAGCCCTTCGCCGTATGAGCAAGGATTCCAGTATTCGTGCGCAGAGCAGTCACGTCGATTGACCTGGTGTTGAACGCCATCTGCGACTGGTGATCGATGAGCATAAGCGCGTGATCCTTGGGGCTGAGAAGACTTCTGGCAGGTTTGGCGACTGCTTTGATGCTCACGTTGGTTTCCTTTCTGGTGCGCCAGGATTTCCGGGATACCCTCGGCATGGTGATACGGAGCGTTGACTGTCCGACGATCTTCGGACCGTCAGGGAGTTAGGACGCAGGCATTCAAACCGCGAGCGGCATCGCTGCAAAAGTTCTTTTGCAAATTTGCAGCCGGCCGGCCGTCATCCACTCGTCGCAGCGACGGCGGGCTTTCCCATCGCTCACGGCGCCCGATGCTCCCTTCCCTCGATGAGAGCGCGCTGCCTCGATATGGACGCCATGCAATGGGCCATGAACGCACACACCCTTCCCGACTTACGAATGTCGGGATGGGTGAGTATCCACAATTCGTCACTCAGTTCCGGCTCCACAGGACCAACGCGCACAAGCCTGTCGGAGAGGTCACCGTGCATGCAGGGCAAAAATCCTACACCGAGGCCGGCAGCGATCGCTGCGGCCATGCCGGCAACAGAGTTGCTTCGATAGGCGATCTTCTCGCCCGGAACACGCTCCTCCACGAATTTGAACGCCCTCAGGCCGGAGAGGCTGCTTCCGTACGATGCCCATTGACGCTGATAAAGCTCGTCAGGACTTGGCATGCGCGCTGCAACGTCCGAGCGGCGGCCATAGGCGGCCCAGGCAATGGTGGCGGCCTTCCGTCCGAACAGGTTTTCCGGTGGCGCCGCGGTCACCGCCCGGATGGCGATATCCGACTCACCTCGCGCGAGGTTCAGCGAACTGTTTCCGACGATGACCTCGATCCGTACCTCGGGATTGGATGCCCTGAAGTCCGCGACGATCGGCGTGAGGAAATCGAGCAGCAGTGCATCACTCGTCGTGATGCGCAGGTCGCCAGCGTGGCCTTGCGCATGACCTGAAACGCGTTTTGCCACCCCGACAATGTCAACTTCAACTTGCCGGGCAAGCGCGATCAACTCGGCGCCAGAAGCGGTCGGCCGGTATCCCGTGCGACGCCGGTCGAAGAGAACGGCCCCCACCACTTGCTCGAGCCGCGACAGCCGCCGGGAAATGGTTGTATTGTTCAAGCCGAGCCTCATCGCGGCGGCCGCAAGACCGCCGCTCTCGCCGATTGCCTTTATGATCCGCAGGTCATCCCAGGAGAGCTTGTCCAGGGGATCACTCATATTTCCCTCGCTCCAGCCGAAGTCGTCCAACAGGCCTGGACGAAGCTCGACGTGCCGCAATGCGGCTATTGCCAATCCGGTCAGGTGCTCGCGGCAGTCGCCCTGCTCTCCTACCGGCGTTGTACCAATGTCATTGATCGGACCGAACCATGTCTGCCGCCTTTTCGCCGATCATGATCGTCGAAGGGTTTACGCGCGATCTAACTTGCGCGCTTCTCTCGTGAGACAGACGCTTTGCGCGATTCGATCTCACGTACCACCCGGATTAGGTTTCCGACAGGGACACGATTCATTTCGATCCCATCGCGCTCTAGAAATCGAAATCGCTGAGGTCGGGATGGTCGTCCGGCCTGCGCCCCAGCGGCCAAAGGAACATCCGGTCGGGTTCCGCGATCGGATGGCCGTTGATACAAGCGATGCGCCGTCGTATCAGGCCGTCTGGATCAATCTCCCAATTCTCGTTCCCGTAGGCCCTGTAGCAATTGCCGTTGACGTCGTGATATTCGTAGGCAAACCGAGCCGCTATCCGATTGTCGGTGAAAGCCCAGAGTTCACTGATGTGCCGGTACTCAAGTTGCTTGGCCCATTTGCGCGTGAGAAACGCCTCAATCGCCGCGCGCCCGGACAGAGAGTCGGTGCGGCTTCGCCAGAAACCGTCGATTGTGTAGCCAAGCGCCACGAGAGCGGGCTCTCGAGTATTCCAGCTGTCCTCGATGGCCCGGACCTTTTCTGTTGCGGCCTTCCAGGTGAAGGGAGGCAAAGGGGCGCGTGACATGATCGTTGTTCCGGCGAATATAGGGATCGTGCCGAACCTGAAGCAATGCCCGACTGGTGGCGAGTATATTGGTGTGAAGAAGTGTGAATGCTCTCGTTGGGCAAGGCCGCCCGTGCGGTATCCTGCGAAAAGACTGCCCTTCATAAAGCTATTGTTGGCTCCTCGGTATCGAGCCGTGAGAGGGGTGGCTGGTCAGCCGGGAGGAAGCAGCTCAACGATGTGAGGTCCGGGCCCCGGTTGCACGAAGCTGACGTTCCGCCTCACTCAGATCAGCAGTCTCGAACCCTTCCGTGAATCGCTCGTAGACGTCAGCAAGCAAAGTTCGTGCTTCGCCCCCGCGGCCATGATCCGTCCACAGGCGGCCCAATGCAATTGCCGCACGCAGTTCCCACCCGAGCGCGGACTGCTGCCGGGCGCAGTCGAGCGAGGCCATGAGCGAGGCCTCGGCCGCTGGCCAGTTCTCGCGCGACGTCGCCAACAAAACCTCCGCTCGAGCCCGCAGCAAGTTGGGTAATTCGAAGGTTCCGGAACCGCACGCGGCGCCCGCCACAAGCGCATCAATGATAGTGGTCGCTTCTGCTGCCTGCCCGCTGCGACCCAAGCCTTCGGCTAAGGCCCGAGAAAATGCGAACGAGAGGATATATTGCCGCTCCGTTTGCAGCGTCGACAGCGCAGTACGCAGGGCCTCGACACCAAGCTTTATCTCTCCTCCCGCTAACATAAGCTCACCCCGCAGACCCAGGCCGCCAGCATAGTACGGCGCGAGCGAGTACCTGGCAGCATAAGCGACGAGCCGTTCTATGAGGTCCTCTGCGATTTGCTGGTCTCCCCGCCATAGAAACACCGGCGTGGCATAAAGAAGGCAGATGCAAAGCGTGACGGGGTGCTCTTGTCGTCCAGCCACCTCAATGCCTTGCTGTGCAAGTTGAGCCGCCTGATCGGGGAAGCCTCGCAGCCACAATGTCCGTGCGTACCCGATTAATGCCCTCACCTGGTGATCATAGCCATAGAAGTGCAGCTGGCTTACGTCGGCTGCTGCAGCACGTGCGAAGCCGGTTTCATAGCTTTGCTGCGCCGAGGCTTGATTTCCCACCAGGTGCTGGCTCGCTCCCAACATCCACTCGGCCGCCACGATCTCTCGCGAACCGCCAAGTTCCTTAGCCGCAGCAGCGTAGCGCTCTGCGGCCGCCAGCGCGCCGCCGAAATCCGAAAGGCGAGTCCGAAAGAGATTGAGACCGGAGAGGAAGTGCAGTTGGTACTCGGTATCTCCCAAGGACTCGGCAAGGCTGAGGCCGCGCTCTAGCGCCGTCCCAACCTCGTCGCTGTTGCCGTGGACGTAGGTCGAGGAGATCGCCAGTGATAGTTGCAGAGCGAGTTCAAGCTTTGTTCCGCGATCTTCCTCGCCCAATGCAAATATCGTCTGCCGGCACCAGCGCAGGCACTCACTCAGCAACGACAGCCCGAGAAATAGTGGCACTGCCCCGGCGCCCAATTCCACACCGATCGAAGTGTCACCTGATGTTGAAAAACTCCATTCGAGCGCTGCTCTGATGTCGCCTATTTGCCGCGCGTAGGCCGTTAGATCACGATCCTTCAGGACATTCGCCTGAAATCCCACGAGGCGTTCCGCATAATGGAGTGCGTGCCGCCTCGCCGCTGTCTTCGCCTCTCCTCGCTCCTTTAATTTGATCGCAGCATACGCTCGGGTCGTATCGAGGAGCCGGTATGAATTTGCGCCTTCTGTCTGCGAAACCGAGATCAGCGACTTTTCGGCAAGGCTCGCTACGTCATTTGCAACTTGCGATCCGTCACGGTGCCGCCCGGATACAATGGCTTGCGCCATTTCCAACGTGAATGCCCCTGCAAAGACGGAGACCGCGCACAGAGCCGCCCTTTCGCGTTCCGACAACAGATCGTAGCTCCAGTCCAGCATTGCCTGCAGGGTCTGGTGCCTTGGCACGCTACGCCGCCTCTGCCAAAGCAGCATCAGGCGGTCGCCGATCAGTTGGGCCAGTCCGCTGATGCCATAGGTGCTCGCCCTGGTCGCTATCAGCTCGATTGCGAGCGGCATCCCGTCAAGTTGATGACATATGTCGGCAACAACCGGCGCCTCCCTGTCGGTGAGCTTGCCCCGGTAACCGCCGGCCGCGGCCCGCTCCATAAAGAGCTGTACCGCGGGAGAAGCCAGTGCCTGAACCGCCGTCAACTTCGGTTCGCTCGGTGGACTCTCGAGAGATTGAAGTAGATGAATGTTCTCACCTTCGACCCGCAACGCTTCGCGAGTGGTCGCAATCATGTGCACGAGAGGTGCTTCGCGGAAGAGATGCTCAGTGAGCACCGCGACTGACTCAACCACGTGCTCGCAGCTGTCGAGGACCAGGAGGATTCGCTTGTCCGCGACGAATGCCAGGAGACGCGGCAGGGAGTCTTGCGTCTGTTCAAGGCACCCGACAGCTGACGCAACCGCGGGAATAACAAGCGCATCGTCCTGCAGAGCACCGAGGTCCACGAAACAGATCGCGTCTTGGAAATCGGTCATCATCCCGTGCGCGACTGCGATGGCGACCGTCGTTTTGCCGACGCCGCCAGGTCCCACGATGCTGACAAACCGACGAGACGTGACCTCGGAGCGCAACGTTTCGACAATCCTGTCGCGACCGACCATCCGCTCCAGGCGCGCAGGCAGAGTCCGGAGTTGGCGGCGTCCCGCCGACACACCCGTGGGCGGGCCGTTTTGCCCCGAGCGTTGGACGGATCCAACGAAGCAATAGCCTCTGCCGGGCAGATTGGCGATGTAGCGCGCCTCGCCTCGACCATCACCAAGCGCTCTGCGGAGCCCGGCGATATGGACCCGAAGACTGCTTTCCTCGACGATGACGTCCGGCCAAACCCGCTTGACCAATTCCCTGTGGCTCACGACATCCCCTGCCCGCTCGACCAGAGCAATCAGTATGTCGAGAGCACGGCTGCCTAGCGCCACCGGCTCGTTCGCTTTCAGCAGCAATCTTTCGGGCGCGATCAGTCGGAACGGCCCAAATTGGAATGTCTCCGATTTACTGGATCGTTGCTGCACGGCAGCTGCCTCAAAAAATTAGCGCTTCTTCCTACGGTTCGATCGATGTGCGGGGTTTGCCGATCCTGCATTTACATCATATCTGCCCGGAAGGGGACCCCCAAAGGGGTTGGCGTGCTCCAAATTTGGCACATTCTGACCGCTTAAAGTAAGAGGATGCGGTGCATCCTCGTGGTCAAAGAATGAGCGCTCGCGACAACGGCGCGCGACTGCCGCGGGGAGCGAGTTTGTATTACGCAGAGGTTAAGGGACCGATCGGCTGGGCGACGCCGGCGGCGTTCGGGCCGCTGCCGCGTGTCCGCATCGACGCGTGCATGCTATTCGTGACCGGAGGATTTCCATCAATTCACGGTACAGGAGGTCAGCCAGTTTCGCGCAGCTTGGCTTGAAACTCATGTACTCAACAACGACGGTTACCTAATCGAGGGAATGCGCCGCAAGAATCCTGACATCGCGCATAGCTGCAGGAGAACGTGAAGTCCCTGTATCCGCTCGCGGCGAGGGCGACGGCGTCATTGTATGGCGACCAAAGCACTGGACACCAAGGAAGCGGCCCGCGAGCGCACAGGAGCGCGCAAATAGGGGCAGCTTGATGCCGGCGCTCCTCCGCTCGCTCTTGGCGTTAGACGATGTCCCCGCAATCTTTCAGATTTCAACAGCTTTGCTACCGGCCTGAGACCGTTCCACATGATCTCCCTTCACGCGTCTGCTACTAGCCCCGCGCATTCGTGCATCGACCCGTGTTGGTCGACTGTCGGTAAGCGCGTGGGGCCAGGATGGAGAACCTCGTTCCACGAGAGACAACGGAGCTCACGTCAACGCGATGTCCGAGCATGGCGATCGCTTGTCGCACGATGAAAAGGCCAATACCGAAACCGTCGCTGTGGTTGGAGTCGAGGCGAGTAAAAGCGTCGAATATCCTCGACATATCCTCATCGGAAATACCAATTCCCGTGTCGAAAACGTCAACGCGGATGCTATCCTGGAAATGACGGCACCCGAAAAGGATCTGTCCGCCCGGTTCTGTATATTTTATCGCATTGCTGAGCAGATTGCGAAGAACCGCACTGAAAAGAAAGGCGTCGCTCATCACCCGGGAAGCGGTCGATACCAGGCGAATTCGAATCCCTTTCTGAAGGGCTGTCCATTCATTCTCCCGGTAGGCTTCTTGCAGCATAGGCCCCAGATCGACTGGAGATAGCTGGATTGGCTTGGCATGTTCTCGGAGGCGAAGGGCGTTCAAGAGCTGATCGAGCTGTTCGGTCAATCGGTTAATCGCGCTTTGGCCCAATTGCAGCAGGTGCGGCTCCGGCCTGGTCCCGACGGCGCGGCCAAGGCTGTCGTGAACGTTCTGGATGATCTGGAGCGGCTGACGAAGGTCATGACCGGCCATCGCGAGAAGCAGTGTTTCGAATTCGCAATCGTCTTTCGGTGGTCCCGTCATTTTCACGCCCGTGCAGCAATGCGCTGAAACGGTGCGGCTGAAGCGGGTCGGGCCGGATCCGCAAGTTCAACAAAACGGGCGCGCAAATGTTCGGAGGCGCGTTTCAGCATCGCACGCAGCCACTCCTGCGGTGGATCAGCCGTGTTACGCTCATGCCAGAGAACGCCAACTTCCACTGACGTGGTTTTGTACGGCAACTCGTGCGTAGATAACGGGTGTATGCGGGCCAGTGACCTGGCAAGTGGTCGCGGTACGATTGCAGTCAGCCGCGCATTCTCGAGTAAGGAGGGAAGCGCGAGAAAGTGTTGCTTCATTGGCTGCTCTCCGTTCAATTCTCAGAAATCATTGGTGGCCGCGGTGGCCGCTCGGAGAAACTTGCGGGACCAGGCAGGAATTCGCGAGTTGATTGTATGGCTGTAACGCCCGGATCGCATCGGGGCCACGTTAAATTCCGGGAATCTGTGAGAGCTCTTGTGAAGCGGAATCGTGCGCCGACCGGACATGAAGTCACGCATCAGTCAGCGTTGAGAAAAAGTGTGATCAACGCCCAGACCGTCCAGCCTGAGCCGTCCCTGTTTGCGCGACGACTGCTGTGGGGGCTCCGGGAGGCCGCGGGGCTTTTGTCGCGGCGGCGTCAGAACATTTCGAAATATTCGCGCTGCTCCCATTCGGTGACCTCGGCCTGGAAGCGATCGATCTCCGCATTCTTGATGTGGACGTAATAATCGACTAGTTCCGCACCCATCGCCTCGCGGAAGAACGGATCCTCCTGCAGGGCGAACACCGCCTCACGCAGCGATTTCGGCAGCAGGCTTGCTTTGGTCTCGTAGGGCGTATCGGCAGAGGGACCGGGATCCAGCGCGCGATCGACGCCATCGAGGCCGGACAGGATTTGCGAAGCCATATAGAGGTATGGATTCGCGGCGGGCTCCCCTACTCGGTTTTCCAGCCGCGTCGCCTTATCATTGGCGCCGCCAAGCGCCCGGATCATCACGCCGCGATTGTCGCGGCCCCAGATTGCGCGGTCCGGCGCCAGCGAATAAGAGCGATAGCGCTTGTAGCCGTTGATGGTCGGCGTGGTGAAAACGGTTGCTGCACGGGCGTGTTGCAGCAGCCCCGCGAGATAGTGCTTTCCAAACGACGACAGCGCTTCGCCCGCAACCTTCGACATGAAGGCATTGTTGCCGTCCTTGCGCGAAACCAGCGATTGATGCAGATGCCAGCCGGACGACACCACGTTCGGGATACGCGGCCGGCACATGAACGTCGCGTGATAGCCATGGCGATGGGCGATCTGCTTCACGGCGCTGCGAAAAAGGACCATGGTGTCCGCCGGCGCGAGACCGACAGTCGGCTGGAAGGTAAATTCGGCCTGGCTCGGGCCGAACTCCACTTCCATAGAACGCAGCGGCAAGCCGAGCGCGACCACATCGCGCCGGATCAGCTCGAGCGCCGGCTCCATCTGATCGTAGCGCTGCTCGGTCAGATATTGGTAGCCGTGCGACAGCAGGCCAACTTCCGGTGGCTCGCCGGGCTGCCCGGCATGCTCCGGCTGCATCTTGGAATCGGTGACCTTGAAGATGTGAAACTCGACCTCAAGGCCCGCGACGAAATCATAGCCGCGCTTGGCAAGCTTCTCCAACACCAACTTGTAGAGACCGCGGGTAGCAAACGGCACCGGACGACCGTCGGCAAAATAAAGGTCGCACAACAACCACCCCGTGGTCGGCGCCCAGGGCAGCACCTTGAACGTGGTCGGGTCCGGGACCATCAGGACGTCGCAACCGCCCTGCATTTCGCTAATACCGAAGCCGCCGCCGGCGGTAAATACCGGAAATACCGTGCGGTGCGACGTGTCCTTTGCCAGCATCGTAGTCGTGATCGAGCAACCGCTCTCGAGCGAGTCCAGCGCTTCCGATGCAATCAGCGTCTTGCCGCGCAGGATGCCGTGCTGGTCCGGGAACGACAGCCTGATGGTCTCAAGCTTGCTGTCTGCGCCGACCCGCCGCAGACGGACCGCCGCTTCGCGTTGTTCATCGGACCACAGTCCGTGCTTCCTGATGAAACTCAAAGCAATTTCCTTGCCTAGCGCGGGAATCCGATTACTCGGCTGCGGTCAGATCAGACGACGCGATCTGCACCGGAACGGATGCCGCCCAGGGTGCTTCTCGGCGTCGCTTGACGTCGACTTCCATCCAATATGTCTCCCAACCCTTGGTCGGGCCGATACCGTCCATGGTCGGGGGACCCTGAATGCTCTTGGCATGCGCTTGGTCGAGGAACATGAAGGGCTTGCCGCCTTGCGTGACCTTCTCGATCTCCTGACGCAGCAGACGTCGATATTGAATGATCGCCTTGTCG
This genomic window contains:
- a CDS encoding LysR family transcriptional regulator produces the protein MSDPLDKLSWDDLRIIKAIGESGGLAAAAMRLGLNNTTISRRLSRLEQVVGAVLFDRRRTGYRPTASGAELIALARQVEVDIVGVAKRVSGHAQGHAGDLRITTSDALLLDFLTPIVADFRASNPEVRIEVIVGNSSLNLARGESDIAIRAVTAAPPENLFGRKAATIAWAAYGRRSDVAARMPSPDELYQRQWASYGSSLSGLRAFKFVEERVPGEKIAYRSNSVAGMAAAIAAGLGVGFLPCMHGDLSDRLVRVGPVEPELSDELWILTHPDIRKSGRVCAFMAHCMASISRQRALIEGREHRAP
- a CDS encoding DUF1348 family protein, with amino-acid sequence MSRAPLPPFTWKAATEKVRAIEDSWNTREPALVALGYTIDGFWRSRTDSLSGRAAIEAFLTRKWAKQLEYRHISELWAFTDNRIAARFAYEYHDVNGNCYRAYGNENWEIDPDGLIRRRIACINGHPIAEPDRMFLWPLGRRPDDHPDLSDFDF
- a CDS encoding ATP-binding protein; this encodes MQQRSSKSETFQFGPFRLIAPERLLLKANEPVALGSRALDILIALVERAGDVVSHRELVKRVWPDVIVEESSLRVHIAGLRRALGDGRGEARYIANLPGRGYCFVGSVQRSGQNGPPTGVSAGRRQLRTLPARLERMVGRDRIVETLRSEVTSRRFVSIVGPGGVGKTTVAIAVAHGMMTDFQDAICFVDLGALQDDALVIPAVASAVGCLEQTQDSLPRLLAFVADKRILLVLDSCEHVVESVAVLTEHLFREAPLVHMIATTREALRVEGENIHLLQSLESPPSEPKLTAVQALASPAVQLFMERAAAGGYRGKLTDREAPVVADICHQLDGMPLAIELIATRASTYGISGLAQLIGDRLMLLWQRRRSVPRHQTLQAMLDWSYDLLSERERAALCAVSVFAGAFTLEMAQAIVSGRHRDGSQVANDVASLAEKSLISVSQTEGANSYRLLDTTRAYAAIKLKERGEAKTAARRHALHYAERLVGFQANVLKDRDLTAYARQIGDIRAALEWSFSTSGDTSIGVELGAGAVPLFLGLSLLSECLRWCRQTIFALGEEDRGTKLELALQLSLAISSTYVHGNSDEVGTALERGLSLAESLGDTEYQLHFLSGLNLFRTRLSDFGGALAAAERYAAAAKELGGSREIVAAEWMLGASQHLVGNQASAQQSYETGFARAAAADVSQLHFYGYDHQVRALIGYARTLWLRGFPDQAAQLAQQGIEVAGRQEHPVTLCICLLYATPVFLWRGDQQIAEDLIERLVAYAARYSLAPYYAGGLGLRGELMLAGGEIKLGVEALRTALSTLQTERQYILSFAFSRALAEGLGRSGQAAEATTIIDALVAGAACGSGTFELPNLLRARAEVLLATSRENWPAAEASLMASLDCARQQSALGWELRAAIALGRLWTDHGRGGEARTLLADVYERFTEGFETADLSEAERQLRATGARTSHR
- a CDS encoding sensor histidine kinase, which gives rise to MTGPPKDDCEFETLLLAMAGHDLRQPLQIIQNVHDSLGRAVGTRPEPHLLQLGQSAINRLTEQLDQLLNALRLREHAKPIQLSPVDLGPMLQEAYRENEWTALQKGIRIRLVSTASRVMSDAFLFSAVLRNLLSNAIKYTEPGGQILFGCRHFQDSIRVDVFDTGIGISDEDMSRIFDAFTRLDSNHSDGFGIGLFIVRQAIAMLGHRVDVSSVVSRGTRFSILAPRAYRQSTNTGRCTNARG
- a CDS encoding glutamine synthetase family protein; the protein is MSFIRKHGLWSDEQREAAVRLRRVGADSKLETIRLSFPDQHGILRGKTLIASEALDSLESGCSITTTMLAKDTSHRTVFPVFTAGGGFGISEMQGGCDVLMVPDPTTFKVLPWAPTTGWLLCDLYFADGRPVPFATRGLYKLVLEKLAKRGYDFVAGLEVEFHIFKVTDSKMQPEHAGQPGEPPEVGLLSHGYQYLTEQRYDQMEPALELIRRDVVALGLPLRSMEVEFGPSQAEFTFQPTVGLAPADTMVLFRSAVKQIAHRHGYHATFMCRPRIPNVVSSGWHLHQSLVSRKDGNNAFMSKVAGEALSSFGKHYLAGLLQHARAATVFTTPTINGYKRYRSYSLAPDRAIWGRDNRGVMIRALGGANDKATRLENRVGEPAANPYLYMASQILSGLDGVDRALDPGPSADTPYETKASLLPKSLREAVFALQEDPFFREAMGAELVDYYVHIKNAEIDRFQAEVTEWEQREYFEMF